The DNA sequence GACGTACATCACTGTCCCGAGCAGGGGCGCGATCCAGCGTGCGCCGGGGAAGTCGGGGACGTCGTAACCGAGCAGCATCGCGAACATGGTCGAGAACGCGACGACCGGTATGGCGATGATCAGGTTGATCCAGAAGAGCTTGCGGAATTGGGCCACGTGGTCACCGCCGTGGCCGCTATGGCCCGTGTGGCCGGTGTGATTGTCATGGCCGTGGTGTTCGCCGTGTGGGTGGGTGTCAGGGTGTGCGCTGGGGAATTGGTGGTGGGCGTGCCCGCCAGGGTGGGATGTTGCTACGCCGTGGTCATCGCGGTTTGTCATGTTCTTTCCTTAGGGGACTTCGCGTTTCAGTCGACGCGCATTGATGATGTGGGTGTTAGGAACGCACCAAGCGGGCGATGGCTTCAGAGGCTTCTGTGAGTTTGGCGTCAGCGGCCGGTCCGCCGGTGGCGGCGGCGTCACGGACGCAGTGGCGAAGATGGTCGTCAAGCAGTGCCAGCGCGACGCCTTGGAGGGCTTTGGTGAGCGCGTCTGTTTGGGTCAGGATGTCGATGCAGTACCGCTCCTCTTCGATCATTCTGCTGATGCCGCGGGCTTGGCCTTCGATGCGCTTCAACCGCTTGAGGTATTTGTCTTTATCGGTGATGTAGCCGTGGTGGGTGGTGCCTGTTGAGGGGCAGTGCCTGGTGTTGTCGGCGTGGGTCATGACGCTTTCCTTGTGCGTGGTGGTGACTAACTTCGGGTGCCCGGCGAGGAGTGCGCGACGAGGGTCGCGGTCATGCGACGGCGGCATACTTGTCGGGGTCGCGGTCGAAGCGTGGTCCGCATCCCTTGCAGCAGAACCAGTAACGCCGACCGCGATAGTCACGGAATAGTCCCGCCGCTTCGGCGACCGTCTTGTTCACCGGCGTGCCGGGCATCACGGGGCAGGTGGTCTCGTTCTGCGATCCGAGGTCAAGCAGGTTCCTCGCCGTAGGGTCGATGGGTGAGGTATCGATTTTGTCGGCTGCGCCGCTGCAGCAGCAGGCTGACGTGCGGTTCTGATTCTCGGACATTGGTTCTCCTCACAGGTGGCGGTGATTTAACTGGTGGTGTCGGCGGAAGTGGTTTTGAAGCGGCGCAGGCGCAGGCTGTTGCCCACCACGAAGACGCTGGAGAATGCCATTGCGGCTCCGGCCAGCATCGGATTGAGCATGCCCAGTGCTGCGACGGGGATCGCTGCGACGTTGTAGGCGAACGCCCAGAACAGGTTGGTTTTGATCGTCGACAGTGTTTCGCGGGACAGCCTGATCGCGTCAACGGCGCTGCGCAGATCACCGCGCACCAGGGTGATGTCGGAGGCCTCGATGGCGACGTCGGTGCCGGTGCCCATCGCCAGACCGAGGTCGGCTTGGGCGAGGGCGGGCGCGTCGTTGACTCCGTCGCCGACCATGGCGACCGTCTTGCCTTCGGCTTGGAGGCGTGCGATGACGTCAACCTTGCCTTCGGGCATGACTTCGGCGATGACGTCGTCGATGCCGACTTCGGCGGCGATCTGTCGAGCGACGGCTTCGTTGTCGCCGGTGAGCAACACGGGGGTCAGCCCAATGTCACGCATCTGCGAGATTGCCTGTGCGCTTGCCGATTTCACGGTGTCAGCGATGACGAGTACACCGCGCGCCTGCCCGTCCCACCCGACCGCTACCACGGTCTTTCCCTGGGCTTGCGCTCGGGCCTTGGCGTGGGACAGATCCGGGCTGAGGTGTTGCGCCCAGTCGGCCAGCAGTGATTCGCGCCCAACGACGACGGCGTGTCCATCCACGATGCCGTGGACGCCTTTACCTTCGACATTCGCGAAGTCCTCCGGAACGGGCAAGGCGTGGAGTTCCTCGGCCGCCGCGGCGGCGACGGCTTGGGCGATGGGGTGCTCGGAGGCGTTCTCCAGGGCGCCGGCCAGTCGAAGCAGCTCCGCGCGTTCGGTTTCCGGCTCTGTAATGACATCGACCAGCGTCATTTTGCCGGTGGTGACGGTTCCGGTCTTGTCCAGCACCACGGTGTCGACCTTGCGGGTGGATTCGAGCACCTCGGGACCTTTGATCAGCACGCCGATTTGTGCGCCGCGACCGGTGCCCACCAGCAGGGCGGTGGGCGTGGCCAGCCCGAGGGCGCAGGGGCAGGCGATGACGAGGACCGCGACCGCTGCGGTGAACGCGGCGGCGACGGAGAATCCCGCGCCCAGCCAGGCGCCGAGGGTGATCACTGCGATAGCGATGACGATCGGTACGAAGACGCCGGAGATGCGATCGGCCAGGCGTTGCACTTCGGCCTTGCCGGTCTGGGCGCGTTCGACCAGCTGGGCCATCTGCGCGAGCTGGGTGTCCGAGCCGACGCGAGTGGCCTGCACCACTAGCCGGCCGCCGGCGTTGACGGTGGCACCGACCACGGTGTCGCCGGCAGCGACTTCCACGGGTACCGCTTCGCCGGTCAGCATCGAGGCGTCGACAGCCGAGGAACCGGACACCACCACGCCGTCGGTGGCGATCTTCTCCCCCGGACGGACTATGAACTCGTCGCCAACCACGAGTTCTTCGATGGCGATCTTGGTTTCCGTCCCGCCGCGCAGGACGGATACGTCTTTGGCGCCTAGGTCGAGTAGGGCTCGTAGTGCCGCTCCGGCCTGCCGTTTGGACCGCTTCTCGAAGTAGCGTCCGGCCAGGATGAACGTGGTTACGCCGGCGGCGACTTCGAGGTAGATGTTGGCGGCGCCATGCGACGGCGCCAGGGTGAACGCGAAGGGATGCTTCATACCCGGCGTGCCGGCGCTGCCCAGAAACAGCGCATACAGCGACCACAGGAACGCCGACACGGTGCCCAGTGAAATGAGCGTATCCATGGTCGCGGTGCCGTGTCGCAGGTTGGCCCAGGCGGCCCGATGGAATGGCCATGCTGCCCACACGACGACGGGGGCAGCCAGCGTGAGCGACGCCCACTGCCAGTACGTGAACTGCAGCGCCGGGATCATCGCCATCGCGACGACCGGCACCGTCAGGACGGCCGAGGCCCTCAGGCGGTGCCGCAGCGACGCCAGTTCGGGGTCGGCGGTGTCCACGGCGTGCGGGGTGTCACCGGATGCGTCGGAGGGCATCGGCGTGCGCGGTGTCGGGAGCGCGGCGGTGTAGCCCGTCTTCTCCACCTCGGCGATCAGCAGCGCCGGATCGTATCCGTCAGGCACCGTGACGGTGGCCTTTTCCGTCGCGTAATTGACTGTCGCGGCCACGCCGTCGAGCTTGTTGAGCTTGCGCTCGATGCGGTTGGCGCAGGAGGCGCAGGTCATTCCCCCGATGCGGAGTTCCACACTCGGGCCAGACACCGGTGTCGAGGTCGTCATGAAGCCACTGCCTTTCAGTTTCTGATTCGGACGGGATAGCTCAGTGCCCGCCGGCATGGCCGGCGTCACGAGACGGCTCTGGCGCGGGCTCGTTGGTGCCACCGGGTGCGGCGTCGACGACGAAGCTGGCGGTGTGCACGGTGTCCTGGACTTTGAAGTCGAGGTAGAGCAGGTAGCGCCCGGCGGTGGGTGCGGTCGCCGCGAACGACACCGCAGGCCCACCGGTGCCGCCCGGTACCGGCTCGGCCCCCTCAGGGTGCACATGTAGATACGCCAGGTCTCCCTCACGCAAGGCGACGAGATGGCCGTAAGCCCCCAGGTAGGGCTGCAAGGTCATCACCGGCCGGCCGTCGCGCGTGACTGTCGCGGTGAGTTGGTGGGAGACGCCCGCGGTGAGGGCACCGTCCAGTTTCACGGTGTATCCGGCGATTTCATCCACGGTGCGTGTGGCACTCGCCACCGCCGGGACGAACGCGCCGGCCACCTGCACGGTTCGGGTGAGGGTGAGTTTGGCGCTGCCCGCCCCTGCGGGTTGGAAGTCGGCGAACACGCGGTAGGTGCCGGCGGCGTTCCACGTCCACGGCGTTGACCACGTGCCGGTGGCCGCGTCCAGCCTTGGGTGTACATGGGCGAAGTGCTGGCCGTCGGAACGGACCACGATGAGGTGCAGTTGCTTGTCGTGCACGGTCGCGTAGTCCAGCAGCGGCGTGCCGCCCGGGTCGACGATGGTGAAGCTCATCGTTCCCCGATCGTTGGGTGCGCTGGGGGCCCGCACCGGGCTCAGGACGTATCCGTCTTCGGCCAACGACAACCCCGGCGGGTCGGCGAAGGGAACGGCTGATGACGCCTGCTCGGTCGGCGGCGCGCTGTGATCCGCTGCAGCATCGGAAGTTTGGGTCTGCGGAGATGTCGCCGCGGTATCAGGGACGACCGCTGCGGCGGTGACGTATGCAGCCGTGAACGCCCCTGCCAGTCCGGCGCCAAACGCTGTCAATCGTCCCGCGGCGTTCATGCGACACGCACCGCCGAGTAGCCGGCCTCGTCGACGGCGTTGAGGATCTGCGCGTCGTCGACGGGACGGCTCGACGTCACGATCAGGGTGCCGGTTTTGGCGCTAACTTCGACGTCTTCAACTCCGGCGACCTCGCTGACCTCTTCGCGCACCGAGAGCTCGCAATGTCCGCAAGTCATTCCTGTGACGGCGTACGTGCTCGTGCTCATCACCGATCTCCTATCCTCGATGGGTGTAGATACCCCTACCGGGTATACGTAAGAGAGCATATACCCCTTGGGGGTATGCTTCAAGGGTTACTTTCCGGGGTCGTTGGTGTGGTGTCGACGCGCGTAGCGCTATCCCGGAACGAAGGGAGGGATCAGTTGGTGGTGCGCGCGTTACACGTCGGAGATGATGGCTGGCCCCTCATGGGGGAGGTCGTCGGGCGCGGCGAACTGATCATCATGCTTCATGGTGGGGGTCCGGATCACTACAGCATGCGACCGCTTGCTGACCGGCTCGCTGGCCGGTATCGCGTTGCGTTGCCTGACATTCGAGGGTACGGAGCATCGCGTTGTCCCGACCCGACGTTGCACCGATGGGATCAGTACGTCAGCGACGTCATTGCGATCATTCACGCGCTCGATGACACCTGCGCCCACCTTGTCGGCGCCGGACTGGGCGGCACCATCGTTTTGCGGACGTGCCTCCAGCACCCCCGTATCGCCCGGTCGGCGGTGGTCATCAGCGCTGAAGCGATAGAGGACGATGCGGACAAAGCCGCAGACACCGATCTGATGGATCGTTTCGCCGAGCGTGCCCGTTCCCGCGGTCTGCAGGCCGCCTGGGAATTGTTCATTCCTGATCTTCAGCCGCTGATCGCCAACCTGGTCGCTGAGGCTATTCCGCGCGCTGACGCCCACAGTGCGGCGGCCGCGGCGTCAATCGGTCATGACCGCGCCTTTGCAACGGTCGAGGACCTCCGGCGCATCGACACTGCGACGCTCGTCATCGCCGGCGACGACATCCGTCACCCCGAGTGCTTGGCACACAGCCTCGCCGATGTCCTTCCACGAGGGGTCCTCGCCGAAGTTTCGATGTCCCGCCAATTCGTCGACGCTGAGGACATGGCACACGCTTTCGGCCCGGCGATCGAGAACTTCCTTCGTAGAACATCGGACCGGGACACTCGGGTCCATGAAGACGGGCACTAAGGACTGGGGCAGCAGTGAGGGGCCTGACGCTCCGGCGGCAAGCCGCTCGGGGGCAGCCTGTCGCGGTGCTGTCAGCCGCAGCAGGACTTTCCCTCGCCGGCCTTGCCTGAGCGGCGCCCACTAGTGACACGACCCACCGCGCACAAAGCGATGCATTTGGCGATCGACCGTGCGGTCTGGCTTTGGACGAGCTGCCGAAATCTTTCTTGTACGCTCACCAGCGATACGCCTTCCAGTCGTCGGGCTACCCGCCCCGGGTGATACAACGAAGGTACCCCTGAGGGGTATACGGTACAAGGGCGCCCGAGCTAGGCGCGGCGGTGGGTGACTGGCCAATGGCGCATATCCTGCATTACCCGTGGCGGCGGATGGCTGGCCACGCCTGATTCGATGTTCCCCGTTGCTGGCGCCGCGGTAAGTTGATTAGTGGAAGGCCGTAGCATCGATTCGTGGCGATGATGCGGGATGGCGGTGGTATCACCGGTGAACCGCACTGGGGCGGGACGGCACTGCTGCGACCTGGGGTGTTGGCGTTCACCGGATCGATTGGCACCACCGACCTACACGCCCACCATGCCGTCCAGATTGTCACCGCAACAACACCTTTCACGATGCGTGACGAGCACGGCAACCAGCATCGCGGCACCAAGGTGGTCGTGCCCGCCGATGCGCCACACCGGGTCGAAGTCGGCGCGCCGGAGGGCACCGTGGTGTTCTTGGAACCGGAGTCTGCCCCAGGGCGCTCGGCGCACTTGCGCGCGCTTCGGTCCGGCTGGACTGTTGCTCCGGTGTTGACGTTCACCCGCCGACGTCCGTTGGCCGTCGTGGTCGACGAGCTGTTCGAACACCTCGCACCCGCCATGGCAGCTGATGAAGCAATGACGCGCCATCGCGCCGTCGACGAGGCGTTGCGGGTGCTCCCCGACCTTGTGGCCGCGGGCCCAGTGGGAGGTACCGAACTCGCGGCCCAGGTCGGTGTGTCTGCGAGCCGATTGACCCATCTGTTCACCGAACAGGTCGGCATTCCGCTGCGCCGCTACGTGCTGTGGTTACGGCTGCGGCTCGCCATCATTTGCGCGCACGCCGGCGATGACCTGACCGGCGCCGCACATAATGCGGGGTTTTCCGACAGCGCCCATCTGACCCGTACCACGCGGGAGATGTTCGGGCTGGCGCCCTCGGTGTTGAGCCGGCACGTGTCCTGGGACCTCGACACCGCCGTGTAGCCGGATCATTCAAGCTCTGCCACGCCAGTAGCCGCGACGATCAGGTGGTGAGCACGAAGTCCCCGCCATTGACGGCGGTCACCGCGGCACAGGCGGTGGCCCGATACGGCTACGTGCCGGTCATGCTGCTCGGCCTCAACGGCGCCGGTGTGGCGTTAACCGCCGCCGGCGCCCCGAAATACTGGCTGCTGGCCGTGATGGCCGTCGCGATTGCCACCGCGTTGCTGGTCGAACGTGTCATTCCGTATGACCCCGAATGGAATCATGATCAGGCAGACAGCAGGCGCGACCGCATCCACGTCGCAGTCAACGAGACGCTGATCCTGGCCAGCGTGGCTGCCATTCCACTACTGGCGGCGGTCGTCCCGGCCCCGCAGCTGTGGCCGCGCACCTGGGCATTGCCGCTGCAGGTCCTCGCCGCGATCATGATCGCCGACCTCGGCATCACCGTGGTCCATGTGGCCAGCCACAAGATCGGCGTGTTGTGGCGTTTCCACGCCGTGCACCACAGCATCACCCGCTTCTACGGCCTCAACGGCCTGATGAAACACCCGCTGCACCAAACCGTTGAGATGGCCGCTGGTGTGGCACCGCTCATCCTGATCGGTCTGCCCGTCAACGTCGCCTCCCTGCTCGCCCTCGCGGTGGCGATCCAGCTGCTGCTGCAGCACTCCAACGCCGACTACCGCGTGGGCCCCGCCAAGCACGTCTTGGCTCTCAACGAAGGCCATCGCTTCCATCACCTCAAGTGGGCCGGCATCGGCGACGTCAACTTCGGGCTGTTCACCCTGGTCTGGGACCACCTGATGCGCACCTACTCCTATAACCCCACCCGCCG is a window from the Mycolicibacterium litorale genome containing:
- a CDS encoding metal-sensitive transcriptional regulator; this translates as MTHADNTRHCPSTGTTHHGYITDKDKYLKRLKRIEGQARGISRMIEEERYCIDILTQTDALTKALQGVALALLDDHLRHCVRDAAATGGPAADAKLTEASEAIARLVRS
- a CDS encoding YHS domain-containing protein, whose amino-acid sequence is MSENQNRTSACCCSGAADKIDTSPIDPTARNLLDLGSQNETTCPVMPGTPVNKTVAEAAGLFRDYRGRRYWFCCKGCGPRFDRDPDKYAAVA
- a CDS encoding heavy metal translocating P-type ATPase encodes the protein MTTSTPVSGPSVELRIGGMTCASCANRIERKLNKLDGVAATVNYATEKATVTVPDGYDPALLIAEVEKTGYTAALPTPRTPMPSDASGDTPHAVDTADPELASLRHRLRASAVLTVPVVAMAMIPALQFTYWQWASLTLAAPVVVWAAWPFHRAAWANLRHGTATMDTLISLGTVSAFLWSLYALFLGSAGTPGMKHPFAFTLAPSHGAANIYLEVAAGVTTFILAGRYFEKRSKRQAGAALRALLDLGAKDVSVLRGGTETKIAIEELVVGDEFIVRPGEKIATDGVVVSGSSAVDASMLTGEAVPVEVAAGDTVVGATVNAGGRLVVQATRVGSDTQLAQMAQLVERAQTGKAEVQRLADRISGVFVPIVIAIAVITLGAWLGAGFSVAAAFTAAVAVLVIACPCALGLATPTALLVGTGRGAQIGVLIKGPEVLESTRKVDTVVLDKTGTVTTGKMTLVDVITEPETERAELLRLAGALENASEHPIAQAVAAAAAEELHALPVPEDFANVEGKGVHGIVDGHAVVVGRESLLADWAQHLSPDLSHAKARAQAQGKTVVAVGWDGQARGVLVIADTVKSASAQAISQMRDIGLTPVLLTGDNEAVARQIAAEVGIDDVIAEVMPEGKVDVIARLQAEGKTVAMVGDGVNDAPALAQADLGLAMGTGTDVAIEASDITLVRGDLRSAVDAIRLSRETLSTIKTNLFWAFAYNVAAIPVAALGMLNPMLAGAAMAFSSVFVVGNSLRLRRFKTTSADTTS
- a CDS encoding heavy-metal-associated domain-containing protein yields the protein MSTSTYAVTGMTCGHCELSVREEVSEVAGVEDVEVSAKTGTLIVTSSRPVDDAQILNAVDEAGYSAVRVA
- a CDS encoding alpha/beta fold hydrolase, which produces MVVRALHVGDDGWPLMGEVVGRGELIIMLHGGGPDHYSMRPLADRLAGRYRVALPDIRGYGASRCPDPTLHRWDQYVSDVIAIIHALDDTCAHLVGAGLGGTIVLRTCLQHPRIARSAVVISAEAIEDDADKAADTDLMDRFAERARSRGLQAAWELFIPDLQPLIANLVAEAIPRADAHSAAAAASIGHDRAFATVEDLRRIDTATLVIAGDDIRHPECLAHSLADVLPRGVLAEVSMSRQFVDAEDMAHAFGPAIENFLRRTSDRDTRVHEDGH
- a CDS encoding helix-turn-helix domain-containing protein, which translates into the protein MMRDGGGITGEPHWGGTALLRPGVLAFTGSIGTTDLHAHHAVQIVTATTPFTMRDEHGNQHRGTKVVVPADAPHRVEVGAPEGTVVFLEPESAPGRSAHLRALRSGWTVAPVLTFTRRRPLAVVVDELFEHLAPAMAADEAMTRHRAVDEALRVLPDLVAAGPVGGTELAAQVGVSASRLTHLFTEQVGIPLRRYVLWLRLRLAIICAHAGDDLTGAAHNAGFSDSAHLTRTTREMFGLAPSVLSRHVSWDLDTAV
- a CDS encoding sterol desaturase family protein → MSTKSPPLTAVTAAQAVARYGYVPVMLLGLNGAGVALTAAGAPKYWLLAVMAVAIATALLVERVIPYDPEWNHDQADSRRDRIHVAVNETLILASVAAIPLLAAVVPAPQLWPRTWALPLQVLAAIMIADLGITVVHVASHKIGVLWRFHAVHHSITRFYGLNGLMKHPLHQTVEMAAGVAPLILIGLPVNVASLLALAVAIQLLLQHSNADYRVGPAKHVLALNEGHRFHHLKWAGIGDVNFGLFTLVWDHLMRTYSYNPTRRFDSTQLGMAAHPDYPTAYGRQLIHPFTPAGGCSLKSTTATKDPTAKKPTLEQG